The Sulfolobus acidocaldarius DSM 639 genome has a window encoding:
- a CDS encoding MFS transporter, which translates to MEKKWIALTNTSIGIFLAFANYNMIILALPTIFSSLNFNPTSPGALDYLLWVILGYMIVTSSLVVTMGRISDMKGRARLYMIGFLIFSISSGLLASVVSPGAEGIMEIILLRIVQGIGGGFLMVNSAAVLTDYFPKSELGKALGLNQVSGLVGNVVGLILGGILATVNWRYIFIFDLVVGIAGTLWSYRSLKDAQKPISQSLDVIGTTLFGVGITVLLVSVTYGITPYGNQELGWGNPFVIAGIVSSLVLIGVFLFIESRIKNPMFDLSLFKIRDFSIGNFTNFVVSLTRQGILLVLLVLLQGIWLPLHGVAYADTPFWAGIYLIPNVLGFAVFGPISGILSDKYGSKLFTSLGLFLSAIGFFLLSELPYNFDPWEFFVITFIMGAGMGLFSSPNMADIMASAPVEKRGIASGMRASLQNTGSALSVGVYFSVIITGMAGSLDNSLSSALLAHGINLSINIPASVAIFSALLGYDPLASVTSNLSPSLAHVIDSPQFFVSAIAPSFMSAFRLMLYISTALLILSGILSLIRKGVRVGTVGSNIKRTQETEEVTSE; encoded by the coding sequence ATGGAGAAAAAGTGGATTGCTTTAACAAATACTAGTATAGGAATCTTCTTAGCCTTTGCAAACTATAATATGATAATATTAGCTCTACCAACCATATTCTCTTCCTTAAACTTTAATCCGACATCACCAGGGGCGTTGGACTACCTCCTTTGGGTGATATTAGGTTACATGATTGTTACTTCATCATTGGTAGTTACAATGGGTAGGATCTCAGATATGAAGGGTAGAGCAAGACTATACATGATTGGATTTCTAATATTTTCCATTTCCTCGGGTCTCTTGGCAAGTGTTGTAAGTCCTGGCGCGGAGGGCATAATGGAGATCATCTTGTTGAGAATTGTTCAGGGGATAGGTGGCGGTTTCCTCATGGTGAACAGTGCTGCGGTATTAACTGATTATTTTCCGAAGAGTGAACTAGGAAAAGCTTTAGGATTAAATCAGGTCTCAGGACTAGTCGGTAATGTAGTGGGTCTAATATTGGGAGGAATTCTAGCTACAGTGAACTGGCGCTATATTTTCATCTTCGATCTAGTAGTTGGTATAGCTGGTACATTATGGAGTTATAGGTCACTAAAGGATGCGCAAAAGCCCATCTCACAATCTTTAGATGTTATAGGTACCACGTTGTTTGGAGTTGGTATAACTGTTCTCTTAGTCTCGGTAACCTACGGTATAACGCCTTATGGCAACCAAGAATTAGGCTGGGGAAATCCTTTTGTAATTGCAGGAATAGTTTCATCCCTTGTTCTAATTGGAGTCTTTCTGTTTATCGAGAGTAGGATTAAGAATCCAATGTTTGATTTGTCACTATTTAAAATAAGGGACTTTTCGATAGGTAATTTCACCAATTTTGTAGTGTCCCTTACTAGACAAGGTATACTGTTAGTGCTCCTAGTCCTATTACAAGGCATTTGGCTTCCTCTACATGGTGTAGCATATGCCGATACTCCTTTTTGGGCGGGGATATATCTTATTCCAAACGTACTAGGTTTCGCTGTGTTTGGTCCAATAAGTGGAATATTATCGGATAAATATGGTTCTAAGCTTTTCACCAGTCTAGGTCTGTTTCTTAGTGCTATAGGTTTCTTCTTGTTATCAGAATTACCTTATAACTTTGACCCATGGGAATTCTTTGTAATAACCTTTATTATGGGTGCAGGGATGGGTCTTTTCTCCTCACCTAATATGGCAGATATCATGGCTTCAGCTCCTGTGGAAAAGAGAGGTATAGCATCTGGTATGAGGGCTTCATTACAAAATACTGGGTCAGCGCTAAGTGTAGGTGTATACTTTAGTGTGATAATTACAGGAATGGCAGGAAGCTTAGACAACTCTTTATCATCTGCTCTTCTTGCCCATGGTATCAATCTGAGTATAAATATACCAGCATCTGTCGCAATATTCTCTGCCCTACTGGGTTACGACCCATTGGCGTCAGTTACCTCGAATTTATCTCCCTCATTAGCTCATGTAATAGACAGTCCACAATTCTTCGTCTCTGCGATAGCTCCTTCCTTTATGTCAGCTTTTAGGTTAATGCTATATATTTCCACTGCATTATTAATATTGTCAGGAATATTGTCACTTATAAGAAAGGGTGTAAGAGTTGGAACAGTGGGAAGTAATATTAAGAGGACACAAGAAACTGAGGAAGTTACTTCAGAATGA
- a CDS encoding MarR family winged helix-turn-helix transcriptional regulator, translating to MEQWEVILRGHKKLRKLLQNEAEKLGLTYTDVQVLYSLSSGEKNVSTLAKLVDVNKSTMVEVLDKLEKMGYIKKSKNEQDKRVVIIKVTEEGLNILTQVRTRYKDLILTLLDKVENKECVLAFFNAIIDQAEKQSLSTLA from the coding sequence TTGGAACAGTGGGAAGTAATATTAAGAGGACACAAGAAACTGAGGAAGTTACTTCAGAATGAAGCAGAGAAGCTAGGTTTAACTTATACTGATGTTCAAGTACTATATTCTCTAAGCTCTGGTGAGAAGAATGTTTCTACGTTAGCTAAACTAGTGGATGTCAACAAGTCCACTATGGTTGAGGTTTTAGACAAATTAGAGAAGATGGGTTACATAAAAAAGAGTAAGAATGAACAAGATAAGAGAGTGGTCATAATTAAAGTTACAGAGGAAGGGCTGAACATCTTAACTCAAGTGAGGACAAGGTATAAGGATCTCATTTTAACATTACTAGACAAGGTAGAAAATAAGGAATGTGTATTAGCATTCTTTAATGCGATAATTGATCAAGCAGAAAAGCAAAGCCTCTCTACTCTTGCTTAA
- a CDS encoding dCTP deaminase, whose protein sequence is MLPHQHIKQLLDKVLRNYSIDNIRENGYDLRICGEKYYEVLGDAELPNKRSSLREFRFDDFAELKPLKTYLFESCEEFDMPSDLAVLITLKSTMARNGFLAPPTVIDAGYKGKIAIALTPVYSTKLKKGMSTHHLIFLRLDEPSSKTYSGKYQGGVIL, encoded by the coding sequence ATGCTTCCCCATCAACACATAAAGCAACTACTTGATAAGGTCTTACGAAATTACTCCATTGATAATATTAGGGAAAATGGTTATGATCTTAGGATATGTGGTGAGAAGTACTATGAGGTACTCGGAGACGCAGAACTTCCCAATAAGAGAAGTAGTCTGAGAGAGTTTAGATTTGACGACTTTGCAGAATTAAAACCGCTTAAAACTTATTTATTTGAGTCTTGTGAGGAGTTTGACATGCCAAGTGACCTAGCTGTTCTAATAACATTAAAGAGTACTATGGCTAGGAACGGGTTCTTAGCACCTCCCACTGTCATTGATGCGGGATACAAGGGGAAAATAGCGATTGCGCTAACTCCAGTTTACAGTACAAAACTTAAGAAGGGAATGTCAACTCACCACCTCATCTTTCTCAGATTAGATGAGCCTTCCTCAAAAACATATTCAGGAAAATATCAGGGTGGAGTTATACTGTAA
- a CDS encoding SMP-30/gluconolactonase/LRE family protein, protein MIRIFNQKGKLYEGPIWAYNSLYFVDIPKGELHNLKEDGTHWAVKFPTYVSSLQPTKRGGIIVTAGNGFYLVKDKDQISLLYEVKDWDSRNRFNDGKCDQMGRYWIGTMNLEEKYPTGGLFVLDLDMKFRRVLTDVTISNGLAWSLDNKYLYYIDSPTRKIFKFKFDLERGDISQREVLIDLKEYEGVPDGMTIDSEGNLWVALYGGGAVLRIDVEKRKVIQELRLPAPRVTSVIFGGSNMDTLFITTANDHPDGGFVYSERVDVKGVETYYCGF, encoded by the coding sequence ATGATCAGGATATTTAATCAGAAGGGGAAATTGTATGAAGGTCCTATATGGGCATATAACTCATTGTACTTCGTTGATATACCCAAGGGAGAATTGCACAATCTGAAAGAAGATGGCACACATTGGGCTGTAAAATTTCCAACTTATGTTAGTTCATTACAACCTACTAAAAGAGGTGGCATAATAGTCACTGCAGGAAACGGATTTTACTTAGTAAAAGATAAGGATCAAATCTCCTTATTATATGAGGTTAAAGACTGGGATTCTAGGAACAGGTTTAACGACGGAAAGTGTGATCAGATGGGAAGATATTGGATAGGGACAATGAATTTAGAGGAGAAGTATCCTACAGGTGGTCTATTTGTACTTGACCTTGATATGAAATTTAGGAGAGTTTTAACAGATGTTACCATATCAAATGGATTAGCGTGGAGCCTAGATAATAAGTATCTGTACTATATTGACTCCCCAACTAGAAAAATATTCAAGTTCAAATTTGACCTGGAGAGAGGGGACATATCACAGAGGGAGGTTCTTATAGATCTCAAAGAATACGAAGGAGTCCCAGATGGTATGACCATTGATAGTGAGGGAAACTTGTGGGTTGCTTTATATGGAGGAGGAGCGGTCTTGAGAATTGATGTGGAAAAGAGAAAGGTAATTCAAGAGCTGAGATTACCTGCCCCAAGGGTCACTTCAGTCATCTTTGGTGGGAGTAATATGGATACATTATTCATCACAACAGCTAACGATCACCCTGATGGGGGATTTGTTTACTCTGAAAGAGTTGATGTAAAAGGAGTAGAGACCTATTATTGCGGATTCTAA
- a CDS encoding M56 family metallopeptidase encodes MHLWWRYHLATIIILFAMILTIYFLVPPLFYIEIIGVIFILFLWYIISPGILLRVIKSKKVENEDVLRKFEYALALVQMKKIKLHEINSSKPNAFVLGNFLSYNVIVTRGLLESLNDRELISVLLHELHHIKNRDIEIQLIYVLIVNTFYIYIANYNPLLGLSELVIGVVLLFPVHRLLEKNADIKACRTTNWIPLNLANALVKIGYLSRFLPHEIIRDYSEVDLTLAKETILRDDKKGFIFSTHPALSERLKYISKFIKTL; translated from the coding sequence ATGCACCTATGGTGGAGATATCATCTAGCAACCATCATAATTCTCTTTGCAATGATCTTAACTATCTACTTTCTAGTTCCTCCATTGTTCTACATAGAGATAATCGGAGTAATATTTATTCTCTTCTTGTGGTATATAATTTCTCCTGGAATATTACTCAGGGTAATAAAGTCAAAAAAGGTAGAAAATGAGGACGTATTAAGGAAATTCGAATACGCGTTAGCATTGGTACAAATGAAGAAGATAAAGTTACACGAGATAAACTCTAGTAAGCCTAATGCCTTCGTACTAGGTAATTTCCTATCTTACAATGTTATAGTTACAAGGGGGTTGTTAGAGTCACTTAACGATAGAGAGTTAATTTCTGTTCTATTACATGAGTTACACCACATCAAAAACAGAGATATTGAGATACAGCTAATATATGTTTTAATTGTTAACACATTCTACATCTACATAGCGAATTACAACCCACTACTAGGATTATCTGAACTAGTTATAGGTGTAGTTTTGTTGTTCCCTGTTCATAGGCTTTTAGAGAAAAACGCTGATATAAAGGCATGTAGAACGACTAACTGGATACCATTAAATCTGGCTAATGCACTAGTTAAAATAGGTTATCTGAGTAGATTTCTACCTCATGAAATAATCAGGGACTACTCCGAGGTAGACCTAACGCTGGCTAAGGAGACAATACTAAGGGATGATAAGAAAGGCTTTATCTTCTCCACTCATCCTGCATTATCTGAAAGGTTAAAGTATATCTCTAAGTTTATCAAAACCCTATAA